In the genome of Triticum urartu cultivar G1812 chromosome 5, Tu2.1, whole genome shotgun sequence, one region contains:
- the LOC125506423 gene encoding CASP-like protein 5B3 — MKRIVGSPGTWSGMALRLSQCFFAAASSLAMCSAFGFSNYSAYFYMNLVLILQLLWSLYLACQDIFSLRNNRDLHAPDFLLFFVIIDWVLAILMFSGFCASASVTIFFMKDMNFCAEYSRLDCIQFTLSVTLAFFTWLLQAASSFSGFWLLVSFF; from the exons ATGAAGCGCATAGTGGGGAGCCCAGGGACATGGAGCGGCATGGCGCTGCGTCTGTCGCAGTgcttcttcgccgccgcatcttCCCTCGCCATGTGTTCCGCTTTCGGCTTCTCCAACTACAGCGCCTACTT CTACATGAATCTAGTGTTGATCCTGCAGCTTTTGTGGAGTTTGTACTTGGCTTGTCAGGATATATTTTCTCTGAGGAATAACAGGGATCTTCATGCCCCGGATTTTCTATTGTTCTTTGTTATCATTGATTGG GTCCTGGCGATTCTCATGTTCTCGGGATTCTGTGCCTCTGCCAGCGTGACGATTTTCTTCATGAAGGATATGAACTTCTGCGCGGAATACTCGCGGCTGGACTGCATTCAGTTCACGCTTTCGGTCACCCTGGCGTTCTTTACATGGTTGTTGCAAGCTGCGTCTTCTTTCTCCGGGTTCTGGCTGCTGGTTTCGTTCTTCTAG